ATCGTATTTAACGGTTTCCAGCGGTTCCACATCTGTTTCCCAGGGCTTTCTGTATGTAAACTGAATTGTATGCTTTCCAGACTTAACTGCTTTAAACGTCCATACCTTTTGGATAGGTGTACCCACAAGATTAGGAGTAAAACAATAGCTGTCTACTGAAATCAAATTAGCTGCATCGGCATCCGATATGACATAATCCCACTGATAGCCTGTTGACCCGTTTTCCTTTAATGATATTTGAAATGTATCAGCGGAATCAGCAAGAAATAGATACGTACTGCTGTTATCATAGGTACTTGGATATTTCGATTCAACAGGGAACGTTCTTATCTCTCCAGTGATTAATTTTTTCAATAATACTAAATCTAATGAATTTAAGGCCTCATCTCCATTCAAATCTGCCGCTTTCATATTTACTGTATCCGAGGCATTTGTTCCCAATAGTACCATTTTCATTTTTGCATAATCAAGAGAATCGACCTTATTATCACTATTGAGATCTCCGAAAAGCGTATAACTTCTAACCACTCCATCGTCAGTACTTGATGCTTCTGCATTTACTTTTACCGGAGCAATAAGTATTGAAAAGATAAATACAGACATAAGAACAGAAATGCATTTCATAACTCTCATGGACTTCCATGTGTAATTCTTTTCCATTAATATTTCCTCCTTACATAATCTATTTTTCAAACCTTCTTGTTTTATCTGATTTATCAAAAGATTTTACAGAAAAGTAATATAGATTAGTTACTTATTTTGGGAAATATGGTTTCTATATACATTATATTGAATAGGATACAAAAAGTCAATTTTCTTCTATACCTTTACAGTAAGCTTCTTAATAATATCATTTATTTTCACCGCTACCCATATAGGAAGTATTGAAGTAATTATTTTTTGACAAAAGTTAATAATTCCAGCCATA
This region of Clostridium sp. BNL1100 genomic DNA includes:
- a CDS encoding protease inhibitor I42 family protein encodes the protein MEKNYTWKSMRVMKCISVLMSVFIFSILIAPVKVNAEASSTDDGVVRSYTLFGDLNSDNKVDSLDYAKMKMVLLGTNASDTVNMKAADLNGDEALNSLDLVLLKKLITGEIRTFPVESKYPSTYDNSSTYLFLADSADTFQISLKENGSTGYQWDYVISDADAANLISVDSYCFTPNLVGTPIQKVWTFKAVKSGKHTIQFTYRKPWETDVEPLETVKYDIYVSNVGGTINIKQGDSFNIALISGGIFGGTWKYSNTDETAICLLNKEIIEENPGIPDALNLTQWTFTAVRPGSYKLIFEGGSFFSNGAKFDINVV